A stretch of Sulfurimonas autotrophica DSM 16294 DNA encodes these proteins:
- a CDS encoding DEAD/DEAH box helicase gives MPFSTLNLSSTLQKTLQDKGFKKPTPIQEKVIPLVLNNKDVIAQAQTGSGKSASFVLPLLQLWSQKRDNAKKGKIKILVLTPTRELTLQVAEVFEEFSKDLAKKPQIVSLIGGESIGEQLYNIQQGCDVLVATSGRFLDVLKKKQMNLSHLNYLVLDEADKMLNFDFTEELDLVLESLPAKRQNLLFSATYPPKMLDLVSKIMSNPLHVTIEQKPTVENIRQRVIEVDNEKRGPLLRHLLKEHKYKRVLVFMANKRATDNIAEKFRKYGIEAASFNADLEQDIRNDTLQAFKEAKINVLFATDIAARGLDIDNIDCIINYDLPRSPADYIHRIGRTARAGKSGEAISFINHETQEHFKLIEKRSHIKLTRESIQGFELTGEAPKKVKGPAPVKGKGKSKKDKLREIKLRNGDLKC, from the coding sequence ATGCCCTTTTCTACACTCAATTTATCTAGCACCTTGCAAAAAACACTTCAAGACAAAGGTTTTAAAAAACCGACACCCATACAGGAAAAAGTTATACCTTTAGTGCTAAACAACAAAGATGTCATAGCACAGGCACAAACAGGAAGTGGAAAAAGTGCAAGTTTTGTTCTGCCGCTTTTACAGCTTTGGAGCCAAAAGCGAGACAACGCAAAAAAAGGAAAAATCAAAATCCTTGTTTTGACGCCTACGCGAGAACTCACGCTTCAAGTGGCAGAGGTTTTTGAAGAATTCTCAAAAGATTTAGCTAAGAAACCACAAATAGTAAGCCTCATAGGTGGCGAAAGTATAGGTGAGCAACTTTACAATATTCAACAGGGCTGTGATGTTTTAGTGGCTACAAGTGGACGTTTTTTAGATGTTTTAAAGAAAAAACAGATGAATTTGTCTCATTTAAATTACCTGGTGCTCGATGAAGCGGATAAAATGCTAAACTTTGATTTTACTGAAGAGCTTGACCTTGTTTTAGAGTCTTTACCCGCAAAACGACAAAACCTGCTTTTCTCAGCCACATATCCGCCAAAAATGCTGGATTTAGTTTCAAAAATCATGAGCAACCCTTTACATGTAACCATAGAGCAAAAACCTACAGTAGAAAACATCAGGCAAAGAGTCATAGAAGTTGACAATGAAAAAAGAGGCCCTCTTTTGCGTCATCTGCTCAAAGAACATAAATACAAACGAGTCCTGGTTTTCATGGCAAATAAACGAGCAACCGACAACATAGCTGAGAAGTTTAGAAAGTACGGCATCGAAGCAGCCTCGTTTAATGCAGACTTAGAACAAGACATAAGAAATGACACGCTTCAAGCATTTAAAGAAGCAAAAATAAATGTTCTTTTTGCAACAGATATTGCAGCACGTGGGCTGGACATTGATAACATCGACTGCATCATAAACTACGACCTGCCACGCTCACCTGCTGATTATATTCACCGCATAGGACGAACAGCCAGAGCAGGTAAATCCGGTGAAGCAATATCTTTCATAAACCATGAAACACAAGAACATTTTAAACTTATAGAAAAACGCAGCCATATAAAGCTGACTCGTGAATCGATACAAGGGTTTGAGCTGACAGGTGAAGCACCTAAAAAAGTAAAAGGCCCTGCCCCTGTAAAAGGCAAAGGAAAAAGCAAAAAAGACAAATTAAGAGAAATTAAGTTAAGAAATGGAGATTTAAAATGCTAG
- the amrB gene encoding AmmeMemoRadiSam system protein B, whose product MSIRKDAVAGQFYPASKEEIEKMFSHYNKIIDESIKDEAILNLKPRAIIVPHAGYVYSAFTANIAFRLLKNSHAKRVVVIGPSHRVYLNGTSVAEYDSYETPLGNLSIDKKLADELIEKFDLHFQADAHSEHSTEVQMPFVKNYLPNASVVELVYGNEDPVNLGKVINYLLKDEDTTVVISTDLSHYYDIDKANQLDSICLEAVAKLNPTELHQGCEACGKIGVEAMLIAAKENGLKPTLLDYRTSADASGDKSQVVGYMSAAFTE is encoded by the coding sequence ATGAGTATAAGAAAAGATGCGGTTGCGGGGCAGTTTTATCCGGCAAGTAAAGAAGAAATAGAAAAAATGTTCAGTCATTACAATAAAATAATAGATGAGTCTATAAAAGATGAAGCTATATTAAATTTAAAACCAAGAGCTATTATTGTACCACATGCAGGGTATGTTTATTCTGCATTTACGGCGAATATAGCCTTTAGACTGCTCAAAAACTCTCATGCTAAACGTGTAGTAGTTATTGGACCGAGTCATCGAGTTTATTTAAATGGTACGAGTGTTGCCGAGTATGACAGCTATGAAACACCACTTGGAAATCTCTCCATAGATAAAAAGCTTGCAGATGAATTGATAGAAAAATTTGACTTACATTTTCAAGCAGATGCACATTCAGAGCATTCTACAGAAGTACAGATGCCATTTGTAAAAAATTACCTGCCAAATGCTTCTGTTGTAGAGCTTGTTTATGGAAACGAAGACCCGGTCAATTTAGGAAAAGTCATTAATTATCTTTTAAAAGATGAAGATACTACTGTTGTCATTAGTACGGATTTGAGTCATTATTATGACATAGATAAAGCTAATCAGCTTGACAGCATTTGTCTTGAAGCAGTAGCAAAGCTTAACCCGACTGAATTACATCAAGGCTGTGAAGCCTGCGGTAAAATAGGCGTTGAAGCAATGCTTATAGCGGCAAAAGAGAACGGACTAAAACCGACACTGCTTGATTATAGAACCAGTGCTGATGCAAGCGGAGACAAATCGCAAGTTGTCGGCTATATGAGTGCTGCGTTTACAGAGTAA
- a CDS encoding MgtC/SapB family protein yields MLEQFLHAQWLELIVVVIAGFLIGLEIKEYRMHNDSAKEIGSVRTYAFISLMSYVFAKINIYLYLVGYIAIISHFILFYFFKLRVRRTGILLFLLTSLVYSFGIVVIKYNIWFLLTIFVAIIFISNINRKLEHFYSIFDEREIETFAKLLLLSGVILPILPQTQISEFIPVSFFKVWLAVVVVSLFSYVGYVLKKYVFKDKGYFFTGILGGIYSSTATTIVLAKKSATNSTPYLFAASILIATALMYVRLLGIAYAFNFQIASNLALPFIALTLLTAVISIYFYNKAKKTAQQDIEDSEDKNPLELSTAFLFAFLFIAMATITHFVLKNYGDLGLNILSFIVGFTDIDPFVLSILSSKFNVTVESATTAILIATGSNNILKAFYAYIFSKNSAGKISALALIILGGLTIGVGFIPNLLL; encoded by the coding sequence ATGCTAGAACAATTTTTACATGCTCAATGGCTTGAACTTATCGTCGTTGTCATTGCCGGTTTTTTAATCGGTCTTGAAATCAAAGAGTATAGGATGCATAATGATTCAGCTAAAGAGATAGGAAGTGTCCGAACTTACGCTTTTATATCTCTAATGAGTTATGTTTTTGCCAAAATCAATATTTATCTCTATCTTGTCGGTTATATCGCAATTATTTCACATTTTATTCTTTTTTATTTTTTCAAACTTCGAGTAAGACGAACAGGAATTTTACTTTTTCTTCTTACGAGTTTAGTTTATAGTTTTGGAATTGTCGTTATCAAATATAATATTTGGTTTTTACTTACTATTTTTGTTGCCATCATATTTATCTCAAATATAAACAGAAAGCTTGAACATTTTTATAGCATCTTTGATGAGAGAGAGATAGAAACATTTGCAAAACTTTTACTTCTGAGCGGTGTCATTTTACCTATTTTGCCACAAACACAAATTTCCGAATTTATACCAGTATCTTTTTTCAAAGTATGGCTGGCTGTCGTTGTCGTTTCACTTTTCTCGTATGTTGGATATGTCTTAAAAAAATATGTTTTTAAAGACAAAGGATACTTTTTCACAGGAATACTTGGAGGAATCTATTCAAGCACTGCAACAACTATTGTGCTTGCAAAAAAATCAGCCACTAATTCTACTCCTTACCTGTTTGCTGCCTCTATTCTTATCGCAACAGCTTTAATGTATGTCCGCCTTTTAGGTATTGCATATGCATTCAATTTTCAAATTGCTTCAAATTTAGCACTTCCATTTATAGCATTGACTTTACTTACTGCAGTAATTTCTATCTATTTTTACAATAAAGCCAAAAAAACTGCACAACAGGACATTGAAGATTCTGAAGATAAAAATCCATTAGAACTTAGTACAGCATTTCTCTTTGCATTTTTATTTATTGCAATGGCGACTATCACACACTTTGTATTGAAAAACTATGGAGATTTAGGATTAAACATCCTCTCTTTTATCGTAGGTTTCACAGATATAGACCCATTTGTACTCTCTATTCTCTCTTCAAAATTTAATGTAACTGTGGAGTCGGCAACAACAGCTATTTTAATAGCGACAGGAAGCAACAATATTCTCAAAGCATTTTATGCATATATATTTTCAAAAAACTCAGCCGGAAAAATAAGTGCACTTGCACTCATTATTTTAGGAGGATTAACTATTGGTGTCGGATTTATACCTAACTTACTTTTGTAA
- a CDS encoding polysaccharide deacetylase family protein: MKILINYIFVIFTIQASLLAMQNHAVVLQYHRFDEMKYPSTSISMELFTQQVEYLVKNNYTVWPLSKIVKYLLEKKELPDKTVSITIDDAYHSVYTKAYPLLKKYKLPFTIFVNSAPIVHESVHYLTWDEMREMGKYGAEYANHTYSHQYLVRDGIKNPKNYKKYVTKEIEMCEVKIEKELGKKVCTDPKILAYPFGEYDVRLMKLVKSLGYVGVAQNSAPISRESNFMALTRFPMSGGFGEMDQFVLKINTLPLPLESISNKDTLLDKSNNPPFLILTLKKPLKDLQCFTSDGKKITMQWLTETTVKIESELPLLYPRNHYTCTAHAKGNAWYWYSHLWIVLK; encoded by the coding sequence ATGAAAATACTTATAAATTATATATTTGTCATATTTACCATCCAAGCTTCCTTGTTAGCTATGCAAAATCATGCCGTAGTTTTACAGTATCATAGATTTGATGAAATGAAATATCCCTCTACAAGTATATCTATGGAACTTTTTACACAACAGGTAGAGTATTTGGTAAAAAATAATTATACTGTCTGGCCGCTTTCTAAAATAGTTAAATATTTGCTGGAGAAAAAAGAACTTCCTGATAAAACTGTCTCAATCACCATAGATGATGCGTATCACAGTGTATATACAAAAGCCTATCCCTTACTCAAAAAGTATAAACTCCCTTTTACTATATTTGTGAACTCTGCGCCTATTGTTCATGAGTCTGTACATTATTTAACCTGGGATGAGATGCGGGAGATGGGAAAATATGGCGCAGAGTACGCAAATCATACCTATTCGCATCAGTATCTTGTACGAGACGGCATAAAGAACCCTAAAAATTATAAAAAGTATGTTACAAAAGAGATTGAGATGTGCGAAGTAAAAATAGAAAAAGAGCTTGGTAAAAAAGTCTGTACTGACCCAAAAATACTGGCTTATCCTTTTGGTGAGTATGATGTGAGATTAATGAAATTAGTAAAAAGTTTAGGCTATGTGGGTGTCGCGCAAAATTCTGCTCCGATTTCACGTGAGAGTAATTTTATGGCTTTGACAAGATTTCCAATGTCGGGAGGTTTTGGAGAGATGGATCAGTTTGTATTGAAAATAAATACACTGCCTTTACCATTAGAGAGTATTTCAAACAAAGATACACTTCTTGACAAATCAAACAACCCGCCTTTTTTGATTTTGACATTGAAAAAACCACTCAAAGATTTACAGTGTTTTACATCTGATGGAAAAAAAATAACCATGCAATGGCTGACTGAGACAACAGTAAAAATAGAATCAGAATTGCCTTTACTTTATCCGCGTAACCATTACACCTGTACCGCACATGCAAAAGGTAATGCATGGTATTGGTACAGCCATTTATGGATTGTGTTGAAGTAA
- a CDS encoding Rho-binding antiterminator: MYRYPVKLTMKSGTVVEAKALDTARNENHQECIKVKIDNNEKLIVLDEIATLEASVKNPHFQIVSLI, encoded by the coding sequence ATGTACCGCTATCCTGTCAAACTAACGATGAAGTCGGGCACTGTTGTTGAAGCAAAAGCACTTGACACCGCTCGTAATGAAAATCATCAGGAATGTATCAAAGTAAAGATCGATAACAATGAAAAATTGATTGTACTTGATGAAATCGCCACACTTGAAGCTTCTGTTAAAAACCCGCATTTTCAAATTGTCTCCTTAATCTAA
- a CDS encoding DUF438 domain-containing protein, whose product MSDYNNLPQGHPVKVYLEENMLMRELMAIINSIDKDENFEAFREQFETLCRVEKHFARKENQLFPYLEKYGWTSPSQNMWAFHDDIRAIIKQARIVVEQKEITSIYMVLQNLFHNLEHIMQVEEGRLLPRAFDMLDDADWREMRDGDAEIGWMFDEAPELYPPLVEDYIHPSQDTKKRDLPFSLDDRIDLDQGHMLPEQINLLLKFMPVDITYVDENDIVIFYNRGDKRVFPRSAGIIGREVKFCHPPKSVDQVLMILREFKAGRRDEAEFWITFKEKFIHIRYFAIRDDDGTYKGVIEVSQDVTEIRALEGQQRLLDWE is encoded by the coding sequence ATGAGTGATTATAATAATTTACCACAAGGTCATCCTGTAAAGGTTTATTTGGAAGAAAATATGCTTATGCGCGAGTTAATGGCTATCATTAATAGTATAGATAAAGATGAAAACTTTGAAGCATTTAGAGAACAATTTGAAACTCTTTGTCGTGTTGAAAAACATTTTGCAAGAAAAGAGAATCAACTTTTTCCATACTTGGAAAAGTATGGTTGGACATCTCCATCTCAAAATATGTGGGCTTTTCATGATGATATAAGAGCCATAATAAAACAAGCTCGTATAGTGGTTGAGCAAAAAGAGATTACGTCTATATATATGGTGCTTCAAAATCTTTTTCATAACTTAGAACATATTATGCAAGTGGAAGAGGGACGATTGCTTCCAAGGGCTTTTGATATGTTGGATGATGCTGATTGGAGAGAAATGCGTGATGGAGATGCTGAAATAGGTTGGATGTTCGATGAAGCACCTGAACTGTATCCTCCACTTGTTGAAGACTATATTCATCCATCACAAGATACTAAAAAAAGAGATTTGCCTTTTTCACTTGATGACCGTATAGACCTCGACCAAGGACATATGTTGCCAGAGCAGATTAATTTGTTACTTAAGTTTATGCCTGTTGATATTACCTATGTAGATGAAAATGACATCGTTATTTTTTATAACCGCGGGGACAAGAGAGTATTTCCTAGAAGTGCCGGTATAATAGGGCGAGAAGTCAAGTTTTGTCATCCTCCAAAATCTGTTGATCAAGTTCTTATGATTTTACGTGAGTTTAAAGCAGGCAGACGTGATGAGGCGGAGTTTTGGATAACATTTAAGGAAAAGTTTATTCATATTCGTTATTTTGCAATACGAGACGATGATGGAACTTATAAAGGTGTTATTGAAGTTAGTCAAGATGTTACTGAAATTAGAGCTCTAGAAGGTCAACAAAGACTGCTAGACTGGGAGTAA
- a CDS encoding TraR/DksA C4-type zinc finger protein translates to MSRKDLNFKKFETMLKKEKEKIEKNLKIIKDEVNTIAREDEIDDTVDMAELQIENKIDQTILHKLEAEILNINDALKRIKSGTYGICEKTGMPIPVERLLANPSARTIEDE, encoded by the coding sequence ATGTCGCGTAAAGATTTGAATTTCAAGAAATTTGAAACAATGCTCAAAAAAGAGAAAGAAAAAATTGAAAAGAATTTAAAAATCATTAAAGATGAAGTTAATACAATTGCGAGAGAAGATGAAATTGATGATACTGTAGATATGGCAGAACTTCAAATAGAAAATAAAATAGATCAAACAATTCTACATAAATTAGAAGCTGAAATTCTGAATATAAATGATGCTTTAAAACGTATTAAATCAGGAACTTACGGTATTTGTGAAAAAACTGGCATGCCAATTCCTGTTGAGCGATTATTGGCAAATCCGTCGGCACGAACAATAGAAGATGAATAA
- a CDS encoding helix-hairpin-helix domain-containing protein — MQTLIALLCEKTKLKQEHIKNILKLLNDGSTIPFIARYRKEMTGGADDEVLRDFESIYLSSKKLLERKTEISRLIQERATLTEALKVSIQKADTLRVLEDIYRPFKEKKNTRATAAAANGLIPLANTLQTARLTQKEFQTEAKKFLKKDVNTVADAIKGAQDILAEHYAELPREREAVRNTILRFGNLETKKTKTFDPAGSYKNLADKSEKVAYIPSHRYLAIMRAVKEKELSVKITIDTDRIFENIKQYKIPSNAKSSSVLLFEAYKDGFKRLLYPSLEREVHAQLKEKADTSAISVFGKNLSQLLMSRPVTNRVILGVDPAFVSGCKLAVIDENGNYLEHAVIYPTKPKEDYNSSKNKVLFLAKKYDITGVAIGNGTASRETQEFFARLNSEENADLSYTVVSEAGASVYSASKLAQDEYPALDVTIRGAISIAQRLRDPMATFVKIDPKSLGIGQYQHDVDQKQLKKRLDDTTMDIVNRVGVDINSASAQLLTHVAGIGNTIAKNIISYRDEHGNFTTKSQLLNVKGLGKKAYEQAVGFIRIKGSKNIFDNTGIHPENYKAALYLQNMNLDNLDVCQTAKELDIGVQTLQDIIKELQKPGFDPREDLPDIPFKEGLSNIKMLKEGSFVSGIVRNIADFGAFIDIGLKNDGLIHISKMSTKRVKHPLEILTLNQYLPQIEIVSIDYNSGKIGLSLI, encoded by the coding sequence ATGCAAACACTCATTGCCCTGCTCTGCGAAAAGACCAAACTAAAACAAGAACATATAAAAAACATACTCAAGCTTCTCAATGATGGTTCTACCATTCCGTTTATTGCGAGGTACCGCAAAGAGATGACAGGAGGAGCTGATGATGAAGTTCTTCGTGATTTTGAGTCAATTTACCTCAGTAGTAAAAAACTACTGGAGAGAAAAACAGAAATTTCACGTCTTATACAAGAAAGAGCAACACTGACAGAGGCTCTTAAAGTGAGCATACAAAAAGCTGACACACTTAGAGTTCTTGAAGACATATACAGACCTTTTAAAGAGAAAAAAAACACCAGAGCAACTGCTGCTGCAGCCAATGGGTTGATTCCTCTGGCAAATACTTTGCAAACTGCCAGACTTACTCAGAAAGAATTTCAGACAGAAGCAAAAAAGTTTCTAAAAAAAGATGTTAACACTGTCGCCGATGCCATTAAAGGCGCTCAGGATATTTTAGCAGAACACTATGCCGAACTTCCCCGTGAAAGAGAAGCTGTTCGTAATACTATACTGAGATTTGGAAATCTTGAAACTAAAAAAACAAAGACCTTTGACCCTGCGGGCAGTTATAAAAATCTTGCAGATAAAAGTGAAAAGGTCGCGTACATCCCGTCTCATAGATACTTAGCTATTATGAGAGCCGTAAAAGAAAAAGAACTAAGCGTAAAAATCACTATAGACACAGACAGAATTTTTGAAAATATCAAACAATACAAAATTCCAAGCAATGCAAAAAGCAGTTCTGTTTTGCTTTTTGAAGCTTACAAAGACGGTTTTAAAAGGCTGCTTTATCCTTCTTTGGAGCGAGAAGTACATGCCCAGCTCAAAGAAAAAGCAGACACTTCGGCCATATCTGTTTTTGGAAAAAATTTGAGTCAGCTTCTTATGAGTAGACCGGTAACCAACAGAGTTATTTTGGGCGTTGACCCGGCATTTGTAAGCGGTTGCAAGCTCGCTGTCATAGATGAAAACGGCAACTACCTTGAACATGCCGTAATTTACCCTACGAAACCTAAAGAAGATTACAACTCTTCAAAAAATAAAGTGCTTTTTCTTGCAAAGAAGTATGACATAACAGGTGTAGCTATAGGCAATGGCACAGCCTCAAGAGAAACACAGGAATTTTTTGCAAGACTCAACTCTGAAGAAAATGCCGATCTTAGTTATACGGTTGTATCAGAAGCAGGTGCTTCGGTATACAGTGCCTCCAAGCTGGCACAAGATGAATACCCTGCTTTGGACGTAACTATAAGAGGAGCAATCTCTATAGCACAAAGGCTGCGTGACCCTATGGCAACTTTTGTAAAAATAGACCCAAAATCTCTTGGTATCGGGCAGTATCAACATGATGTAGACCAAAAACAACTCAAAAAAAGATTAGATGACACAACTATGGATATAGTCAACCGTGTAGGAGTAGACATTAACTCGGCATCTGCCCAACTGCTTACACATGTAGCCGGCATCGGTAATACAATAGCAAAAAATATAATCAGCTACAGAGATGAGCATGGAAACTTTACAACAAAAAGCCAACTCCTTAACGTAAAAGGTTTGGGAAAAAAAGCGTATGAGCAGGCAGTTGGTTTTATTCGTATCAAAGGCTCCAAAAATATTTTTGACAATACCGGAATACATCCTGAAAATTATAAAGCGGCTCTATATCTACAAAATATGAACCTGGATAATTTGGATGTATGTCAAACAGCAAAAGAGTTGGATATTGGAGTACAAACTCTGCAAGATATTATCAAAGAGTTGCAAAAGCCTGGATTTGACCCCAGAGAAGATTTACCTGACATTCCTTTTAAAGAAGGTCTTAGCAATATTAAAATGCTCAAAGAGGGAAGTTTTGTTAGTGGTATAGTAAGAAATATAGCTGACTTTGGAGCATTTATAGATATTGGCCTTAAAAATGACGGGTTGATTCATATTTCAAAAATGAGTACAAAAAGAGTCAAACACCCATTGGAAATATTGACACTCAATCAATATCTGCCACAAATTGAAATTGTTTCGATAGACTACAACAGCGGTAAAATTGGCTTGAGCTTAATTTAG
- a CDS encoding 5'-nucleotidase, translating into MPLDLSESLVIGISATALFDLSQADKIFKEKIDKDPETAIEEYRKYMLKNEEKPLADGTGMPLVKALLNLNKFQKEGEAPIVEVIVMSRNSPETGFRVLNEIRRRNLQISRSAFTAGESNVDYLEAFYVDLFLTTNESDAQKVIDSNVCAAAIVKAPPKAVKHLDEDQVRFAFDADAVIFNEESEIVNQTEGLSTFHANEDNKQDTPLASGPHANLLIKLSKMQERLPGRIELSPVKLAIMTARNSPAEMRVIKTLRDWNVYVDEAFFLGGLEKSRFLKAFKPHIFFDDQDSHLDPAAADIPSAKVLYPSSSPLTELIKNKKGKKSD; encoded by the coding sequence ATGCCCTTAGATTTATCGGAATCACTTGTTATAGGAATATCAGCTACTGCGTTATTTGATTTATCCCAAGCAGATAAAATATTTAAAGAAAAAATTGACAAAGATCCTGAAACAGCGATTGAAGAATATAGAAAATATATGCTCAAAAATGAAGAAAAGCCTTTAGCAGACGGTACAGGTATGCCTTTGGTAAAAGCACTGCTCAACCTGAATAAGTTCCAAAAAGAAGGTGAAGCGCCTATAGTTGAAGTTATTGTTATGTCGAGAAACAGCCCTGAAACAGGTTTTAGAGTGCTTAATGAAATAAGAAGAAGAAATTTGCAGATTTCCAGATCAGCATTTACGGCAGGCGAATCCAATGTTGATTATCTTGAAGCTTTTTATGTAGATTTGTTTTTAACTACAAATGAGAGTGATGCCCAAAAAGTTATCGACAGCAATGTATGTGCCGCAGCAATTGTTAAAGCTCCGCCCAAAGCAGTTAAACATTTAGATGAAGACCAGGTGCGTTTTGCTTTTGATGCTGATGCCGTGATATTTAATGAAGAGAGTGAAATTGTCAATCAAACAGAAGGCCTCTCGACATTTCATGCCAATGAAGACAATAAGCAAGACACACCATTAGCAAGTGGACCTCATGCAAATTTATTGATTAAATTATCGAAAATGCAAGAGCGTTTACCCGGTCGTATTGAACTTTCGCCTGTTAAGCTGGCAATAATGACGGCAAGAAACAGCCCTGCTGAAATGAGAGTCATCAAAACACTCAGAGATTGGAATGTTTATGTTGATGAGGCCTTTTTTCTTGGAGGGCTGGAAAAAAGCAGATTTTTAAAAGCTTTTAAGCCACATATATTTTTTGATGACCAAGATTCGCATTTAGACCCTGCAGCAGCAGATATTCCATCTGCTAAAGTTCTTTACCCAAGCAGTTCGCCCTTAACTGAGTTGATAAAAAATAAAAAAGGAAAAAAAAGTGATTAG
- the amrS gene encoding AmmeMemoRadiSam system radical SAM enzyme — translation MNYYETIPEKEKIKCLLCQHYCQMKEGQVGVCGVNKNENGELKTLVYGHPSTINLDPVEKKPIYHLLPGTTALSFGTVGCNFKCPFCQNWQISQEHTVDTSIEVSPEKMVDLAIENGASSIAYTYNEPTIFYPYAKDIGVIARQKGLKNIFVTNGFETPEVVKDMASWLDAANVDLKSWDDAYYKKVLKGGLEAVKDTLRGMVKEGIWVEVTTLLIEGDNDSDKDLEEMASFIANELGIHVPWHLSAFHPDYKMQDHEYTKLQTLQRASDIAKKAGLLYVYMGNVPVHGDTYCPDCGTLLIDRTGYSVTKNALVDGHCPKCNRAIEGVWK, via the coding sequence ATGAATTATTATGAAACAATACCAGAAAAAGAAAAAATTAAATGTTTATTATGTCAGCATTACTGTCAAATGAAAGAGGGGCAAGTGGGTGTATGCGGAGTCAATAAAAATGAAAATGGGGAACTCAAAACTCTTGTTTACGGGCATCCGAGTACTATAAATCTTGACCCTGTTGAGAAAAAACCGATATATCATCTGCTGCCGGGCACTACTGCCCTTTCCTTTGGAACAGTCGGGTGTAATTTCAAATGTCCGTTTTGCCAAAACTGGCAGATTTCGCAAGAGCATACAGTAGATACCAGTATAGAAGTATCCCCTGAAAAAATGGTCGATTTAGCTATAGAAAATGGAGCTTCTTCCATTGCCTATACCTATAATGAACCTACTATATTTTACCCTTATGCTAAAGACATCGGTGTCATAGCAAGACAAAAAGGGCTGAAAAATATTTTTGTCACGAACGGATTTGAAACACCGGAAGTTGTTAAAGATATGGCTTCATGGCTTGATGCTGCCAATGTAGACCTTAAAAGCTGGGATGACGCTTATTACAAAAAAGTGTTAAAAGGTGGACTAGAGGCCGTAAAAGATACCTTGCGAGGCATGGTAAAAGAGGGCATTTGGGTAGAAGTAACCACTCTTTTAATAGAAGGTGACAATGATAGTGACAAAGACTTGGAAGAAATGGCATCATTTATAGCCAATGAGCTTGGCATACATGTACCATGGCATTTAAGCGCTTTTCATCCTGATTATAAAATGCAGGACCATGAATATACAAAACTGCAAACGTTGCAGCGTGCCAGCGACATAGCAAAAAAAGCAGGTTTATTATATGTTTATATGGGTAATGTTCCTGTTCACGGGGACACATATTGTCCCGATTGTGGAACTTTACTTATAGATAGGACCGGTTATTCGGTTACGAAAAATGCTCTTGTTGATGGACATTGTCCAAAATGTAACAGAGCTATAGAAGGAGTATGGAAATGA
- a CDS encoding helicase-related protein — translation MSEETSQPQKKYYDNISIGNRTKQLVFFVEQHDKPVHFELFLKENSLLKTVVTCKSKKAADTLGTHLKQKNINAIVIHGNHRASQIEEASVAFNNDESALLITTSKIYEMLELENIQRVVSYDLPFEPQSYFETLKAVDETGESILFVSAEDEKMLETLEFMMKCELPQEELESFTHTPLKQTSQSKNKKPRHKKMKKRI, via the coding sequence ATGAGCGAAGAGACTTCACAACCGCAAAAAAAATACTATGACAACATTAGTATCGGCAACCGCACAAAGCAACTGGTTTTTTTTGTAGAACAACATGACAAACCTGTACACTTCGAGCTTTTTCTCAAAGAAAACTCACTTCTCAAAACAGTAGTTACATGTAAAAGTAAAAAAGCAGCTGATACTCTTGGCACCCACCTCAAACAAAAAAATATAAATGCCATAGTCATTCACGGAAACCACAGAGCATCTCAAATAGAAGAGGCCTCTGTTGCATTTAACAATGATGAGAGTGCCCTTCTTATCACTACGAGTAAAATTTATGAAATGTTAGAGCTTGAAAACATACAAAGGGTAGTAAGTTACGACCTCCCTTTTGAACCGCAGAGTTATTTTGAAACACTTAAAGCTGTGGACGAAACAGGCGAGTCCATTTTGTTTGTCAGTGCTGAGGATGAAAAGATGCTTGAAACCTTAGAATTTATGATGAAATGCGAGCTTCCTCAAGAAGAATTGGAATCTTTTACGCATACACCACTTAAACAAACAAGCCAATCTAAAAATAAAAAACCCCGCCATAAAAAAATGAAAAAAAGAATTTAA